The following nucleotide sequence is from Candidatus Zixiibacteriota bacterium.
GGCCATGTCGATCATGGCAAATCGACACTGGTCAAGGTGCTGACCGGGATCGACCCCGACCGCCTGCCCGAAGAGAAAGAGCGCGGCCTGACCATTGATCTGGGCTTTGCCTGGATGACCACACCATCGGGACGCAGTATCGGCATCGTCGATGTGCCCGGTCACGAACGCTTTATCCGCAACATGATCGCCGGTGTCGGCGCGATCGACTTCGTCCTGTTGGTCATCGCCGCCGACGACGGATGGATGCCGCAAACTTCGGAGCATCTGGCCATTCTCGAATACATGGGAATCGAGTGCGGGATTGTGGCGCTCACCAAGTGCGATACGGTCGAACGCGATTGGCTGTATCTGGTGCAAACCGACATCGCCGCGCGACTGAAGCCGTCCGCCCTGGAATCGGCTCCGATCGTTCCGGTCGATTCGATTTCGGGACATGGGTTGGACGATCTGCGCGCCGCCATCGATGCGCTGGCCGGATCGCTGTCGCCGCGCCGCGACATCGGCCGTCCGCGGTTATACATCGATCGCGTCTTTGCGATGACCGGACGCGGCGTCGTCGTCACGGGCACCCTGATCGACGGCGCACTGCAGGCGGGCCAACAGATCACGATCGCACCGGAGAGTTTCGGCGCCCGCATACGCGACCTGCAGATCCACAAGCAATCGGTCGCGCGCGCTCAGGCGGGTCATCGCGTGGCGGTCAATCTGTCGGGCGTCGAACGCGCGCAAATGCGCCGGGGACAGTGCCTGGTCGCGAACGACGACACCGATACGTACGATCGCTTGTGGGCGGACGTCAGCGTGTGGGCCGACTCCGTCTCGCCATTGGAAACCGGACGCCAGGTGCTGGTGCTGTTGGGAACGTCCGAAACTGAAGCGTCCGCATTCCCGCTCGATACGGAGCAGATCGCGCCCGGATCGGTCGCGCTGTGCGAACTGCGATTGAAGGAAGCGATTACTGTGCGTCTGCTCGATCACTTCGTCCTGCGCTGGCCGACGCCGCAGGTCACCGTGGGCGGCGGGACCGTGCTGGATCTCGGCGGAGACAAGCGGATGCGCCGTCAGGAGCGATTCATCGCGGGATTGCAGCGACGACGTGATCGGAGTCTGATGACGTTTCTTGAGACGGATCTCCAGCGGATGGGATACGTCGCGCACAATGAAGTATTGAGAACCGGATTGTGGACCCGCGATCAAATCGCGCAGGGGCTGGATGACTTGATTGCTGCCGGTGCCGTGCAAGATCACGGCGGGCTCCTGTTTTGGTCCCAACAGTTCGGAACATGGTCGGACGCTATGAAACAGACGCTCGCTGACACGCTCGCGCAACATCCGTACCTCCCCGGCCTCAACCTGAGCGAGTGGGCAAATCGTGCGCGCGTACCGGCGCCAGCGGCCGAGAAGATCGCGTCGGCCATGCTGGCAAGCGGAGCTGCGAAGCGTAACGCCGAAGTGTTTAGTCTGTCGGGCCATCAGCAGGCATTGCCGCGGGAATGGGCAGGTGATGAATCGCGGCTGTGGCAATCGCTGTGCGACGGCGGCGCGCAGCCGCCGACGCGCCCCGATCTTGAAGCGCAATCGCCGCACGCACGGGCGATCATCCAGTACTGGATCGACACCGGCCGCGTGATCAACCTGTCCGATGGGGTGATCTTCCCGTCGGAGTCGTTCGATGCGATCAGGCAACAAGTCATCGGAGCGCTGCAGTCCGAGGGCGCGCTGACGGCCGGGACGCTCCGTGATCTGTTGGGCACGACGCGAAAGTATGCCGTCCCCATTGGCGAGCAATTGGACCGCGAGGGGCTGACCCGACGCGAAGGCGACACGCGCGTGTTGGTCAGGTGCGAGGGAGTATCACGGTGACGAATTCGCCGACGCTGCGATTCATCAACGGATCCATCGTGACGATGGACGTCGACCGTCCGGCCGTCGGCGAAGTCGTAACCCAGGGCGGGCGCATCGTCTGGATCGGAAACAGCGGAGATGCGCCCATCGAGTTCCGGCGCGCAAGGACGATTGATCTGAAAGGGCGTCTGCTGCTGCCCGCCTTCACCGATGCGCACACCCACTTTCTCAAATGGGCACTCAGTCTCGATACCGTCGATTTGACCGGCGCGACTTCGGTACAGACAGCCCTGAAGCGAATCCGCGGGCATGCCCAGCGATCATCGTCCCGCAGTCAATGGCTGACCGGCGCCGGATTTGATGTGAACCTCTGGGGAGGCGTGTCGCCGACGCGTCACATGCTCGACAGAATATGCCCGGACCGCCCGGTGGTGATGGAGAGCCACGACGAGCACGCGATGTGGGTCAACTCCGAGACGTTGCGTCGCTGCCGGATCGATCGCGCGACGCCTGATCCCGACGGCGGCCGCATCGTACGCGACGCACGCGGCGAGCCGACCGGCATGGTCCTGGAAACCGTCTGCAACAGAGTCTGGGAGGCGCTGCCCAAGCCGACACACCGTGCCATGGAACGGGCCGTTCTCGCCGCACAGCGACGCGCGCACGCGGTGGGTGTCGTCGCCATCGGCGACATGGGCGTCCCGGAGACGCTCTCGGTGTTTCAGTCATTGCACGACAGTGCCCGGCTCCGCCTCCGATTGTGGAAATCGGTCGCGCTGCACGACATGGACAGTGCCATCGCACTCGGTTTGCGGTCCGGCATCGGCAACGAGTGGATCACTATCGGCGCGGTGAAGGTCTTTCTCGATGGCGCGCTCGGTTCACGCACCGCCTGGATGTATCAGTCGTACTCGGGCGACCGCGCGAATCGCGGGATTTGCCGTCTCGACCAAAACAGGTTCGACGGAGTGGTCCGACGT
It contains:
- the selB gene encoding selenocysteine-specific translation elongation factor, with translation MFVMGTAGHVDHGKSTLVKVLTGIDPDRLPEEKERGLTIDLGFAWMTTPSGRSIGIVDVPGHERFIRNMIAGVGAIDFVLLVIAADDGWMPQTSEHLAILEYMGIECGIVALTKCDTVERDWLYLVQTDIAARLKPSALESAPIVPVDSISGHGLDDLRAAIDALAGSLSPRRDIGRPRLYIDRVFAMTGRGVVVTGTLIDGALQAGQQITIAPESFGARIRDLQIHKQSVARAQAGHRVAVNLSGVERAQMRRGQCLVANDDTDTYDRLWADVSVWADSVSPLETGRQVLVLLGTSETEASAFPLDTEQIAPGSVALCELRLKEAITVRLLDHFVLRWPTPQVTVGGGTVLDLGGDKRMRRQERFIAGLQRRRDRSLMTFLETDLQRMGYVAHNEVLRTGLWTRDQIAQGLDDLIAAGAVQDHGGLLFWSQQFGTWSDAMKQTLADTLAQHPYLPGLNLSEWANRARVPAPAAEKIASAMLASGAAKRNAEVFSLSGHQQALPREWAGDESRLWQSLCDGGAQPPTRPDLEAQSPHARAIIQYWIDTGRVINLSDGVIFPSESFDAIRQQVIGALQSEGALTAGTLRDLLGTTRKYAVPIGEQLDREGLTRREGDTRVLVRCEGVSR
- a CDS encoding amidohydrolase, translated to MTNSPTLRFINGSIVTMDVDRPAVGEVVTQGGRIVWIGNSGDAPIEFRRARTIDLKGRLLLPAFTDAHTHFLKWALSLDTVDLTGATSVQTALKRIRGHAQRSSSRSQWLTGAGFDVNLWGGVSPTRHMLDRICPDRPVVMESHDEHAMWVNSETLRRCRIDRATPDPDGGRIVRDARGEPTGMVLETVCNRVWEALPKPTHRAMERAVLAAQRRAHAVGVVAIGDMGVPETLSVFQSLHDSARLRLRLWKSVALHDMDSAIALGLRSGIGNEWITIGAVKVFLDGALGSRTAWMYQSYSGDRANRGICRLDQNRFDGVVRRATSHGLSICVHAIGDAAVGAAIDVMRKYNQRFPRCQPPRIEHLQLLQPNDLKKLVGTRIIASMQPSHLLTDRDIADRHWGTRARNAFALRSLWDAGVPLAFGSDVPIEPLCPLDGIGAAVHRARPDDNRGSWHSRQRLSVWEAVWGFTAGAAYACGGGERRGRILPGQLADLVVLDRNIFTCRPADIFLTKVDMAVVGGTIMWDRANAG